The following are encoded in a window of bacterium genomic DNA:
- the glk gene encoding glucokinase translates to MILAGDVGGTKTSLALYRQEARGLLRDRMATYRSREHAGLDAILRDFLGEGGAVERACVGVAGPVEDGRCRLTNLDWEVDEAALRRTLGLREAYLINDLQATASSLPFLQESDRAAILKGKPDPRGNMAVLSAGTGLGEGFLVGSDAGYIPLASEGGHVDFAPRDEREMRLHAFLRAKYGRVSAERVLSGPGLYDVYRFLREEEGMEEDSGIAAEIRGGEPQRAIVRHGLAGGAGACAETLRIFCSVYGAEAGNLALHYLATGGVYLGGGIAPAILPALRRGEFLSAFLDKGRMRNLLSRVPVTVILDRDAPLLGAASFAASGGVLARPPASRSRHDSGKTSRDIIPSSVPEEG, encoded by the coding sequence ATGATCCTCGCGGGGGACGTCGGCGGTACGAAGACCAGCCTCGCGCTCTACCGGCAGGAGGCGCGGGGCCTTCTCCGCGACCGGATGGCCACCTACCGGAGCCGGGAGCACGCGGGCCTCGACGCGATCCTCCGCGACTTCCTGGGCGAGGGAGGCGCCGTCGAGCGGGCGTGCGTCGGGGTGGCCGGGCCCGTCGAGGATGGCCGCTGCCGCCTGACGAATCTTGACTGGGAGGTGGACGAGGCGGCCCTGCGCCGGACCTTGGGCCTGCGCGAGGCGTACCTCATCAACGACCTCCAGGCGACCGCTTCCTCCCTTCCGTTCCTGCAGGAGTCGGACCGGGCGGCGATCCTGAAGGGGAAGCCCGACCCGCGGGGGAACATGGCGGTCCTTTCCGCGGGAACGGGGTTGGGGGAGGGGTTTCTCGTCGGCTCCGACGCAGGGTACATTCCCCTCGCCTCGGAGGGGGGGCACGTCGATTTCGCGCCGCGCGACGAGCGGGAGATGCGACTCCACGCATTTCTTCGTGCGAAGTACGGCCGCGTGAGCGCCGAGCGGGTCCTGTCGGGTCCGGGGCTGTACGACGTCTACCGGTTTCTCCGCGAAGAGGAGGGGATGGAGGAGGATTCGGGCATCGCGGCGGAGATCCGCGGCGGGGAACCGCAGCGGGCCATCGTGCGGCATGGGCTTGCCGGGGGGGCGGGGGCGTGCGCCGAAACGCTGCGGATCTTCTGCTCCGTCTACGGAGCGGAGGCGGGGAACCTGGCCCTGCACTACCTCGCGACCGGGGGGGTGTATCTCGGTGGCGGGATCGCTCCGGCGATCCTTCCCGCGCTCCGGCGGGGGGAATTCCTGTCGGCCTTTCTCGACAAGGGGCGGATGCGGAACCTGCTCTCCCGCGTCCCGGTCACGGTTATCCTCGACCGCGATGCCCCGCTGCTCGGCGCGGCCTCGTTCGCGGCGTCCGGCGGGGTCCTCGCGCGTCCCCCCGCTTCCCGTTCCCGACACGACTCCGGCAAGACGTCTCGGGATATAATTCCCTCTTCGGTTCCCGAGGAGGGGTAG